In the genome of Thermodesulfobacteriota bacterium, the window GGTTGAAGTGGCCCCGGGCATAGTCCGGCCTAAGTTCGATCGTCCGGAGGTAGGCGGAAAGGGCCTCGGACAGGTTTCCCTTGCGAAAGTAAATCGTCCCAAGGTTGGTCAAGGCTTCCACATAATGGGGGTTGATCTGCAAGGCCTTCTGATATTGGGCGATCGCCTCGTTGAGCTTTCCCTTCTCCCCATAGGCAACCCCCAGATTGAAATAGGCCTCGGCCAAATCGGGGTCGATACGGATCGCCTTTTGATACTGAGCGATCTCTTTGTCCCACTTGCCCTGCCTCCCATAGAGGAGGCCGAGGTTGAGGTGGGCCCTCGCATCGTTGGGATTCAATTTCAGGACGTGCTGGTACTGCTCGACGGCTTCATTCAAATTCCCCCGCTCGGCCGCCTTGTAGGCCAGATG includes:
- a CDS encoding tetratricopeptide repeat protein; amino-acid sequence: MSKRKGRGLIIFAIVCLGFSCGPSRQATRHDRALNAEEHFHLAYKAAERGNLNEAVEQYQHVLKLNPNDARAHLNLGLLYGRQGKWDKEIAQYQKAIRIDPDLAEAYFNLGVAYGEKGKLNEAIAQYQKALQINPHYVEALTNLGTIYFRKGNLSEALSAYLRTIELRPDYARGHFNLGSLYRQQGRWEEAIASYQKALAIDPKYALPHYHLAVLYFERGEFKQAIEHADLAGKLGIVVDPALLERLKPYR